A stretch of the Neofelis nebulosa isolate mNeoNeb1 chromosome 1, mNeoNeb1.pri, whole genome shotgun sequence genome encodes the following:
- the KIF2A gene encoding kinesin-like protein KIF2A isoform X1, with translation MATANFGKIQIGIYVEIKRSDGRIHQAMVTSLNEDNESVTVEWIENGDTKGKEIDLESIFSLNPDLVPDEEIEPSPETPPPPASSAKVNKIVKNRRTVASIKNDPPPRDNRVVGSARARPSQLPEQSSSAQQNGSVSDISPVQAAKKEFGPPSRRKSNCVKEVEKLQEKREKRRLQQQELREKRAQDVDATNPNYEIMCMIRDFRGSLDYRPLTTADPIDEHRICVCVRKRPLNKKETQMKDLDVITIPSKDVVMVHEPKQKVDLTRYLENQTFRFDYAFDDSAPNEMVYRFTARPLVETIFERGMATCFAYGQTGSGKTHTMGGDFSGKNQDCSKGIYALAARDVFLMLKKPNYKKLELQVYATFFEIYSGKVFDLLNRKTKLRVLEDGKQQVQVVGLQEREVKCVEDVLKLIDIGNSCRTSGQTSANAHSSRSHAVFQIILRRKGKLHGKFSLIDLAGNERGADTSSADRQTRLEGAEINKSLLALKECIRALGRNKPHTPFRASKLTQVLRDSFIGENSRTCMIATISPGMASCENTLNTLRYANRVKEFGISPSDIPFSQGSGSRPDLSPSYEYDDFSPSITRVKELTVDPTAAGDVRPIMHHPPNQIDDLEAQWGVGSSPQRDDLKLLCEQNEEEVSPQLFTFHEAVSQMVEMEEQVVEDHRAVFQESIRWLEDEKALLEMTEEVDYDVDSYATQLEAILEQKIDILTELRDKVKSFRAALQEEEQASKQINPKRPRAL, from the exons GCCGAATACATCAAGCAATGGTAACATCTTTAAATGAAGATAATGAAAGTGTAACTGTTGAATGGATAGAAAATGGAGATACAAAAGGCAAAGAG attgatCTCGAGAGCATCTTTTCACTTAACCCTGACCTTGTACctgatgaagaaattgaaccCAGTCCAGAAACACCTCCACCTCCAGCATCCTCAgccaaagtaaacaaaattgtaAAG AATCGACGGACTGTGGCTTCTATTAAGAATGACCCTCCTCCAAGAGATAACAGAG TGGTTGGTTCTGCACGTGCACGGCCTAGTCAGCTTCCTGAGCAGTCTTCCTCTGCACAACAGAATGGTAGTGTTTCAGATATATCTCCAGTTCAAGCTGCAAAAAAGGAATTTGGACCCCCTT cacgTAGAAAATCTAATTGTgtgaaagaagtagaaaaattacaagaaaaacgAGAAAAAAGGAGACTACAACAGCAAGAACTTAGAGAAAAAAGAGCCCAG GATGTTGATGCTACAAACCCAAATTATGAAATTATGTGTATGATCAGAGATTTTAGAGGAAGTTTGGATTATAGACCATTAACAACAGCAGATCCT attgATGAACATAGAATATGTGTTTGTGTAAGAAAACGACCACTCAATAAAAAAG aaaCTCAAATGAAAGATCTTGATGTAATCACAATCCCTAGTAAAGATGTTGTGATGGTACatgaaccaaaacaaaaagtagatttaACAAGGTACCTAGAAAACCAAACATTTCGTTTTGATTATGCCTTTGATGACTCAGCTCCTAATGAAATGGTTTACAG gtTTACAGCTAGACCACTAGTTGAAACTATATTCGAAAGGGGAATGGCTACATGCTTTGCTTATGGGCAGACTGGAAGTGGAAAAACTCAT ACTATGGGAGGTGACTTTTCAGGAAAGAACCAAGATTGTTCTAAAGGAATTTATGCGTTAGCAG CTCGAGatgtctttttaatgttaaagaaGCCAAACTATAAGAAATTAGAACTTCAAGTATATGCAACCTTTTTTGAAATTTACAGTGGAAAG GTGTTTGACTTgctaaacaggaaaacaaaattaagagtgCTGGAAGATGGAAAACAGCAGGTTCAAGTGGTGGGATTACAGGAACGGGAAGTCAAATGTGTTGAAGACGTACTGAAACTTATTGACATAGGCAATAGTTGCAG GACATCCGGTCAAACATCTGCAAATGCACATTCATCTCGGAGCCATGCAGTGTTTCAGATCATtcttagaaggaaaggaaaactacatGGCAAATTTTCTCTCATTGACTTGGCTGGAAATGAACGAGGAGCTGATACTTCCAGTGCAGACAGGCAAACCAGGCTTGAAGGTGCTGAAATTAATAAAAGCCTTTTAGCACTCAAg GAGTGCATCAGAGCCTTAGGTAGAAATAAACCTCATACTCCTTTCAGAGCAAGTAAACTCACTCAGGTGTTAAGAGATTCATTCATAGGTGAAAATTCTCGTACCTGCAtg ATTGCCACAATCTCTCCAGGAATGGCATCTTGTGAAAATACTCTTAATACATTAAGATATGCAAATAG AGTAAAGGAGTTTGGAATTAGTCCATCAGACATTCCCTTCTCACAGGGTAGTGGCAGTCGCCCCGATCTCTCTCCTTCTTATGAGTATGACGACTTTTCTCCTTCGATTACCAG GGTGAAAGAATTGACTGTGGATCCAACTGCTGCTGGTGATGTCCGTCCAATAATGCACCATCCACCCAATCAGATTGATGACTTAGAGGCACAGTGGGGTGTAGGGAGTTCCCCTCAGAGAGATGATCTAAAACTTCTTTGTGAGCAAAAT GAAGAAGAGGTTTCCCCCCAATTGTTTACTTTCCACGAAGCCGTCTCACAAATGGTAGAAATGGAAGAACAAGTTGTAGAAGATCACAGGGCAGTGTTCCAG GAATCTATTCGATGGTTAGAAGATGAAAAGGCTCTCCTAGAGATGACTGAAGAAGTAGATTATGATGTAGATTCATATGCTACTCAACTTGAAGCTATTCTTGagcaaaaaatagacattttaactgAGCTGCGGG atAAAGTGAAATCTTTTCGTGCAGCTCTACAAGAAGAAGAACAGGCCAGCAAGCAAATCAACCCGAAGAGACCCCGTGCCCTTTAA
- the KIF2A gene encoding kinesin-like protein KIF2A isoform X2 yields the protein MATANFGKIQIGIYVEIKRSDGRIHQAMVTSLNEDNESVTVEWIENGDTKGKEIDLESIFSLNPDLVPDEEIEPSPETPPPPASSAKVNKIVKNRRTVASIKNDPPPRDNRVVGSARARPSQLPEQSSSAQQNARRKSNCVKEVEKLQEKREKRRLQQQELREKRAQDVDATNPNYEIMCMIRDFRGSLDYRPLTTADPIDEHRICVCVRKRPLNKKETQMKDLDVITIPSKDVVMVHEPKQKVDLTRYLENQTFRFDYAFDDSAPNEMVYRFTARPLVETIFERGMATCFAYGQTGSGKTHTMGGDFSGKNQDCSKGIYALAARDVFLMLKKPNYKKLELQVYATFFEIYSGKVFDLLNRKTKLRVLEDGKQQVQVVGLQEREVKCVEDVLKLIDIGNSCRTSGQTSANAHSSRSHAVFQIILRRKGKLHGKFSLIDLAGNERGADTSSADRQTRLEGAEINKSLLALKECIRALGRNKPHTPFRASKLTQVLRDSFIGENSRTCMIATISPGMASCENTLNTLRYANRVKEFGISPSDIPFSQGSGSRPDLSPSYEYDDFSPSITRVKELTVDPTAAGDVRPIMHHPPNQIDDLEAQWGVGSSPQRDDLKLLCEQNEEEVSPQLFTFHEAVSQMVEMEEQVVEDHRAVFQESIRWLEDEKALLEMTEEVDYDVDSYATQLEAILEQKIDILTELRDKVKSFRAALQEEEQASKQINPKRPRAL from the exons GCCGAATACATCAAGCAATGGTAACATCTTTAAATGAAGATAATGAAAGTGTAACTGTTGAATGGATAGAAAATGGAGATACAAAAGGCAAAGAG attgatCTCGAGAGCATCTTTTCACTTAACCCTGACCTTGTACctgatgaagaaattgaaccCAGTCCAGAAACACCTCCACCTCCAGCATCCTCAgccaaagtaaacaaaattgtaAAG AATCGACGGACTGTGGCTTCTATTAAGAATGACCCTCCTCCAAGAGATAACAGAG TGGTTGGTTCTGCACGTGCACGGCCTAGTCAGCTTCCTGAGCAGTCTTCCTCTGCACAACAGAATG cacgTAGAAAATCTAATTGTgtgaaagaagtagaaaaattacaagaaaaacgAGAAAAAAGGAGACTACAACAGCAAGAACTTAGAGAAAAAAGAGCCCAG GATGTTGATGCTACAAACCCAAATTATGAAATTATGTGTATGATCAGAGATTTTAGAGGAAGTTTGGATTATAGACCATTAACAACAGCAGATCCT attgATGAACATAGAATATGTGTTTGTGTAAGAAAACGACCACTCAATAAAAAAG aaaCTCAAATGAAAGATCTTGATGTAATCACAATCCCTAGTAAAGATGTTGTGATGGTACatgaaccaaaacaaaaagtagatttaACAAGGTACCTAGAAAACCAAACATTTCGTTTTGATTATGCCTTTGATGACTCAGCTCCTAATGAAATGGTTTACAG gtTTACAGCTAGACCACTAGTTGAAACTATATTCGAAAGGGGAATGGCTACATGCTTTGCTTATGGGCAGACTGGAAGTGGAAAAACTCAT ACTATGGGAGGTGACTTTTCAGGAAAGAACCAAGATTGTTCTAAAGGAATTTATGCGTTAGCAG CTCGAGatgtctttttaatgttaaagaaGCCAAACTATAAGAAATTAGAACTTCAAGTATATGCAACCTTTTTTGAAATTTACAGTGGAAAG GTGTTTGACTTgctaaacaggaaaacaaaattaagagtgCTGGAAGATGGAAAACAGCAGGTTCAAGTGGTGGGATTACAGGAACGGGAAGTCAAATGTGTTGAAGACGTACTGAAACTTATTGACATAGGCAATAGTTGCAG GACATCCGGTCAAACATCTGCAAATGCACATTCATCTCGGAGCCATGCAGTGTTTCAGATCATtcttagaaggaaaggaaaactacatGGCAAATTTTCTCTCATTGACTTGGCTGGAAATGAACGAGGAGCTGATACTTCCAGTGCAGACAGGCAAACCAGGCTTGAAGGTGCTGAAATTAATAAAAGCCTTTTAGCACTCAAg GAGTGCATCAGAGCCTTAGGTAGAAATAAACCTCATACTCCTTTCAGAGCAAGTAAACTCACTCAGGTGTTAAGAGATTCATTCATAGGTGAAAATTCTCGTACCTGCAtg ATTGCCACAATCTCTCCAGGAATGGCATCTTGTGAAAATACTCTTAATACATTAAGATATGCAAATAG AGTAAAGGAGTTTGGAATTAGTCCATCAGACATTCCCTTCTCACAGGGTAGTGGCAGTCGCCCCGATCTCTCTCCTTCTTATGAGTATGACGACTTTTCTCCTTCGATTACCAG GGTGAAAGAATTGACTGTGGATCCAACTGCTGCTGGTGATGTCCGTCCAATAATGCACCATCCACCCAATCAGATTGATGACTTAGAGGCACAGTGGGGTGTAGGGAGTTCCCCTCAGAGAGATGATCTAAAACTTCTTTGTGAGCAAAAT GAAGAAGAGGTTTCCCCCCAATTGTTTACTTTCCACGAAGCCGTCTCACAAATGGTAGAAATGGAAGAACAAGTTGTAGAAGATCACAGGGCAGTGTTCCAG GAATCTATTCGATGGTTAGAAGATGAAAAGGCTCTCCTAGAGATGACTGAAGAAGTAGATTATGATGTAGATTCATATGCTACTCAACTTGAAGCTATTCTTGagcaaaaaatagacattttaactgAGCTGCGGG atAAAGTGAAATCTTTTCGTGCAGCTCTACAAGAAGAAGAACAGGCCAGCAAGCAAATCAACCCGAAGAGACCCCGTGCCCTTTAA
- the KIF2A gene encoding kinesin-like protein KIF2A isoform X4 translates to MATANFGKIQIGIYVEIKRSDGRIHQAMVTSLNEDNESVTVEWIENGDTKGKEIDLESIFSLNPDLVPDEEIEPSPETPPPPASSAKVNKIVKNRRTVASIKNDPPPRDNRVVGSARARPSQLPEQSSSAQQNARRKSNCVKEVEKLQEKREKRRLQQQELREKRAQDVDATNPNYEIMCMIRDFRGSLDYRPLTTADPIDEHRICVCVRKRPLNKKETQMKDLDVITIPSKDVVMVHEPKQKVDLTRYLENQTFRFDYAFDDSAPNEMVYRFTARPLVETIFERGMATCFAYGQTGSGKTHTMGGDFSGKNQDCSKGIYALAARDVFLMLKKPNYKKLELQVYATFFEIYSGKVFDLLNRKTKLRVLEDGKQQVQVVGLQEREVKCVEDVLKLIDIGNSCRTSGQTSANAHSSRSHAVFQIILRRKGKLHGKFSLIDLAGNERGADTSSADRQTRLEGAEINKSLLALKECIRALGRNKPHTPFRASKLTQVLRDSFIGENSRTCMIATISPGMASCENTLNTLRYANRVKELTVDPTAAGDVRPIMHHPPNQIDDLEAQWGVGSSPQRDDLKLLCEQNEEEVSPQLFTFHEAVSQMVEMEEQVVEDHRAVFQESIRWLEDEKALLEMTEEVDYDVDSYATQLEAILEQKIDILTELRDKVKSFRAALQEEEQASKQINPKRPRAL, encoded by the exons GCCGAATACATCAAGCAATGGTAACATCTTTAAATGAAGATAATGAAAGTGTAACTGTTGAATGGATAGAAAATGGAGATACAAAAGGCAAAGAG attgatCTCGAGAGCATCTTTTCACTTAACCCTGACCTTGTACctgatgaagaaattgaaccCAGTCCAGAAACACCTCCACCTCCAGCATCCTCAgccaaagtaaacaaaattgtaAAG AATCGACGGACTGTGGCTTCTATTAAGAATGACCCTCCTCCAAGAGATAACAGAG TGGTTGGTTCTGCACGTGCACGGCCTAGTCAGCTTCCTGAGCAGTCTTCCTCTGCACAACAGAATG cacgTAGAAAATCTAATTGTgtgaaagaagtagaaaaattacaagaaaaacgAGAAAAAAGGAGACTACAACAGCAAGAACTTAGAGAAAAAAGAGCCCAG GATGTTGATGCTACAAACCCAAATTATGAAATTATGTGTATGATCAGAGATTTTAGAGGAAGTTTGGATTATAGACCATTAACAACAGCAGATCCT attgATGAACATAGAATATGTGTTTGTGTAAGAAAACGACCACTCAATAAAAAAG aaaCTCAAATGAAAGATCTTGATGTAATCACAATCCCTAGTAAAGATGTTGTGATGGTACatgaaccaaaacaaaaagtagatttaACAAGGTACCTAGAAAACCAAACATTTCGTTTTGATTATGCCTTTGATGACTCAGCTCCTAATGAAATGGTTTACAG gtTTACAGCTAGACCACTAGTTGAAACTATATTCGAAAGGGGAATGGCTACATGCTTTGCTTATGGGCAGACTGGAAGTGGAAAAACTCAT ACTATGGGAGGTGACTTTTCAGGAAAGAACCAAGATTGTTCTAAAGGAATTTATGCGTTAGCAG CTCGAGatgtctttttaatgttaaagaaGCCAAACTATAAGAAATTAGAACTTCAAGTATATGCAACCTTTTTTGAAATTTACAGTGGAAAG GTGTTTGACTTgctaaacaggaaaacaaaattaagagtgCTGGAAGATGGAAAACAGCAGGTTCAAGTGGTGGGATTACAGGAACGGGAAGTCAAATGTGTTGAAGACGTACTGAAACTTATTGACATAGGCAATAGTTGCAG GACATCCGGTCAAACATCTGCAAATGCACATTCATCTCGGAGCCATGCAGTGTTTCAGATCATtcttagaaggaaaggaaaactacatGGCAAATTTTCTCTCATTGACTTGGCTGGAAATGAACGAGGAGCTGATACTTCCAGTGCAGACAGGCAAACCAGGCTTGAAGGTGCTGAAATTAATAAAAGCCTTTTAGCACTCAAg GAGTGCATCAGAGCCTTAGGTAGAAATAAACCTCATACTCCTTTCAGAGCAAGTAAACTCACTCAGGTGTTAAGAGATTCATTCATAGGTGAAAATTCTCGTACCTGCAtg ATTGCCACAATCTCTCCAGGAATGGCATCTTGTGAAAATACTCTTAATACATTAAGATATGCAAATAG GGTGAAAGAATTGACTGTGGATCCAACTGCTGCTGGTGATGTCCGTCCAATAATGCACCATCCACCCAATCAGATTGATGACTTAGAGGCACAGTGGGGTGTAGGGAGTTCCCCTCAGAGAGATGATCTAAAACTTCTTTGTGAGCAAAAT GAAGAAGAGGTTTCCCCCCAATTGTTTACTTTCCACGAAGCCGTCTCACAAATGGTAGAAATGGAAGAACAAGTTGTAGAAGATCACAGGGCAGTGTTCCAG GAATCTATTCGATGGTTAGAAGATGAAAAGGCTCTCCTAGAGATGACTGAAGAAGTAGATTATGATGTAGATTCATATGCTACTCAACTTGAAGCTATTCTTGagcaaaaaatagacattttaactgAGCTGCGGG atAAAGTGAAATCTTTTCGTGCAGCTCTACAAGAAGAAGAACAGGCCAGCAAGCAAATCAACCCGAAGAGACCCCGTGCCCTTTAA
- the KIF2A gene encoding kinesin-like protein KIF2A isoform X3 — protein MATANFGKIQIGIYVEIKRSDGRIHQAMVTSLNEDNESVTVEWIENGDTKGKEIDLESIFSLNPDLVPDEEIEPSPETPPPPASSAKVNKIVKNRRTVASIKNDPPPRDNRVVGSARARPSQLPEQSSSAQQNGSVSDISPVQAAKKEFGPPSRRKSNCVKEVEKLQEKREKRRLQQQELREKRAQDVDATNPNYEIMCMIRDFRGSLDYRPLTTADPIDEHRICVCVRKRPLNKKETQMKDLDVITIPSKDVVMVHEPKQKVDLTRYLENQTFRFDYAFDDSAPNEMVYRFTARPLVETIFERGMATCFAYGQTGSGKTHTMGGDFSGKNQDCSKGIYALAARDVFLMLKKPNYKKLELQVYATFFEIYSGKVFDLLNRKTKLRVLEDGKQQVQVVGLQEREVKCVEDVLKLIDIGNSCRTSGQTSANAHSSRSHAVFQIILRRKGKLHGKFSLIDLAGNERGADTSSADRQTRLEGAEINKSLLALKECIRALGRNKPHTPFRASKLTQVLRDSFIGENSRTCMIATISPGMASCENTLNTLRYANRVKELTVDPTAAGDVRPIMHHPPNQIDDLEAQWGVGSSPQRDDLKLLCEQNEEEVSPQLFTFHEAVSQMVEMEEQVVEDHRAVFQESIRWLEDEKALLEMTEEVDYDVDSYATQLEAILEQKIDILTELRDKVKSFRAALQEEEQASKQINPKRPRAL, from the exons GCCGAATACATCAAGCAATGGTAACATCTTTAAATGAAGATAATGAAAGTGTAACTGTTGAATGGATAGAAAATGGAGATACAAAAGGCAAAGAG attgatCTCGAGAGCATCTTTTCACTTAACCCTGACCTTGTACctgatgaagaaattgaaccCAGTCCAGAAACACCTCCACCTCCAGCATCCTCAgccaaagtaaacaaaattgtaAAG AATCGACGGACTGTGGCTTCTATTAAGAATGACCCTCCTCCAAGAGATAACAGAG TGGTTGGTTCTGCACGTGCACGGCCTAGTCAGCTTCCTGAGCAGTCTTCCTCTGCACAACAGAATGGTAGTGTTTCAGATATATCTCCAGTTCAAGCTGCAAAAAAGGAATTTGGACCCCCTT cacgTAGAAAATCTAATTGTgtgaaagaagtagaaaaattacaagaaaaacgAGAAAAAAGGAGACTACAACAGCAAGAACTTAGAGAAAAAAGAGCCCAG GATGTTGATGCTACAAACCCAAATTATGAAATTATGTGTATGATCAGAGATTTTAGAGGAAGTTTGGATTATAGACCATTAACAACAGCAGATCCT attgATGAACATAGAATATGTGTTTGTGTAAGAAAACGACCACTCAATAAAAAAG aaaCTCAAATGAAAGATCTTGATGTAATCACAATCCCTAGTAAAGATGTTGTGATGGTACatgaaccaaaacaaaaagtagatttaACAAGGTACCTAGAAAACCAAACATTTCGTTTTGATTATGCCTTTGATGACTCAGCTCCTAATGAAATGGTTTACAG gtTTACAGCTAGACCACTAGTTGAAACTATATTCGAAAGGGGAATGGCTACATGCTTTGCTTATGGGCAGACTGGAAGTGGAAAAACTCAT ACTATGGGAGGTGACTTTTCAGGAAAGAACCAAGATTGTTCTAAAGGAATTTATGCGTTAGCAG CTCGAGatgtctttttaatgttaaagaaGCCAAACTATAAGAAATTAGAACTTCAAGTATATGCAACCTTTTTTGAAATTTACAGTGGAAAG GTGTTTGACTTgctaaacaggaaaacaaaattaagagtgCTGGAAGATGGAAAACAGCAGGTTCAAGTGGTGGGATTACAGGAACGGGAAGTCAAATGTGTTGAAGACGTACTGAAACTTATTGACATAGGCAATAGTTGCAG GACATCCGGTCAAACATCTGCAAATGCACATTCATCTCGGAGCCATGCAGTGTTTCAGATCATtcttagaaggaaaggaaaactacatGGCAAATTTTCTCTCATTGACTTGGCTGGAAATGAACGAGGAGCTGATACTTCCAGTGCAGACAGGCAAACCAGGCTTGAAGGTGCTGAAATTAATAAAAGCCTTTTAGCACTCAAg GAGTGCATCAGAGCCTTAGGTAGAAATAAACCTCATACTCCTTTCAGAGCAAGTAAACTCACTCAGGTGTTAAGAGATTCATTCATAGGTGAAAATTCTCGTACCTGCAtg ATTGCCACAATCTCTCCAGGAATGGCATCTTGTGAAAATACTCTTAATACATTAAGATATGCAAATAG GGTGAAAGAATTGACTGTGGATCCAACTGCTGCTGGTGATGTCCGTCCAATAATGCACCATCCACCCAATCAGATTGATGACTTAGAGGCACAGTGGGGTGTAGGGAGTTCCCCTCAGAGAGATGATCTAAAACTTCTTTGTGAGCAAAAT GAAGAAGAGGTTTCCCCCCAATTGTTTACTTTCCACGAAGCCGTCTCACAAATGGTAGAAATGGAAGAACAAGTTGTAGAAGATCACAGGGCAGTGTTCCAG GAATCTATTCGATGGTTAGAAGATGAAAAGGCTCTCCTAGAGATGACTGAAGAAGTAGATTATGATGTAGATTCATATGCTACTCAACTTGAAGCTATTCTTGagcaaaaaatagacattttaactgAGCTGCGGG atAAAGTGAAATCTTTTCGTGCAGCTCTACAAGAAGAAGAACAGGCCAGCAAGCAAATCAACCCGAAGAGACCCCGTGCCCTTTAA